Part of the Armatimonadota bacterium genome, CAGAGAAGTCAGGAGGAAGCACGGCGACGTGCTCTTCGCTGTTGAGGTTGCGTACCCGTTCAACGCGGATCACCCGGATGCGCTTGCTTACAGGTGGAACAATGCGAACGAGATCAGGATCGTTGATTTCGCGGATATTGTGTTCATCCGCACGGTGGGGAACACTTCCTTGGGCCAGGTGAAGAAAGATCAGGACGCATTGATGACGGCGCGGAAGAAGGTCGTACTCGCATACCGGTTCTACGGCGATTCGTCCGCCGAACGCGCGTCGGCGTTCGCCCTCGACTGTGCCATGTCCGCGAACGGGCTCGGATACTACAACTGGAATGAGACGGCGGACAGCGCCTCCGCGATCTACGACGACCCGGTGCGGCAGGGGTTCGCGCGGCTCATGAACGGCGCCTATGACATGCTCCTCGATACGGACTCCCGACACCTCGTTGCCGGGTCCGCAGCCGCGCCGGTGGAAGTTGCCCCTGCGCCTCCGGTGGCTCCGGCCGTCATCGAACCTGCGCCCGTTCAGCCGCCGACGGCCCCCGCGCAACCCCAATAGCAAGGCGCTCTCGCGCAATCCGACAGACGCGCAGACGCCCCGCCTCGAGGAGAGACGGGGCGTCGGGACTTGTGCCGGGCCGCGCTACTCTATACTGACGACCTCGAACTCCAGCACCCCGCAGGGCGCCTCGACGGAGATGCGTTCGCCAGCCTTCCGGCCGAGCAGTGCGGCTCCCATGTTCGATTCGTACGATATTCTTCCCTCGGATGGGTCCGCTTCCGGAGGACCTACTATGGTGTAGTGGTCCTCGAACCCGTCGGCGACGTCTCGGACCAGCACCTTGGAGCCGACGCCTATCTCCTCGATCGGGCCGTTGCCCTCGAGTACAGTCGCCGTATCCAGAATCCGCTTGAGATCCCTGATTCGGGCCTCCATCAGCCCCTGTTGGCGCTTTGCATCATGGTAGTCGAAGTTCTCGGCGAGATCGCCGAGAGCCATCGCCTCCTTCAGTCGTAGCACGACGGCGGGACGCTCGATGGTTAGCAGACGATTGAGTTCGCGCCTGATGTCGTCGTATCCCTGCTGTGTCAGTATCGTTCCTCTGTGCTCAGTGTCCAATGCTCTATCACCTGCAGTATTACCCGGGGGCCGCCGTAACGGTCGGTGCCGTGCTTGGATTCTACCACAGATTGGCCGAGAACGGAACTGGTGTGTGCCTGGTCTCAGAGTTTCCTGGTATTTGTGCTGGGTTTTGAGAAATCACTTGACGCATCGGGCATAGCGTGATAACATTTTCTTACGAATACTGTAAGTATGCAGTGTCGTGAATCTTCAGTCTGGTAAGTCCAGCGACCTGTGTGCTTCATTCCAGGCGGGACCTTGGAAAGCAGCACTCTACAAGAAAGAACGCGGTGGGCAGTGACATGATCCGTCGCCCACCAAACCCTCGATTCCGCCTGTCTTGCGAACCGATGTACTCTCCTGAATCTGCGCCGAACGCGCTCCGGACGGCGAACGTCCGGGCGCGAACCGCGTTCGACAGGGAGTGTTTCGCTTACTTCGGAGGCATAAGAAGGAGGAGCATCATGTCACGAAAGATCGCGCTGTTGGCAGCTATCCTGTTGATTTGCGGCGGGATCGCCTGCGCGGATCCGCCGCCGCCGGGTCAGGCGGATCCGATCTCTTTGGACAAGCCTTCGCCCTCTGTGGCAAA contains:
- the greA gene encoding transcription elongation factor GreA, producing the protein MDTEHRGTILTQQGYDDIRRELNRLLTIERPAVVLRLKEAMALGDLAENFDYHDAKRQQGLMEARIRDLKRILDTATVLEGNGPIEEIGVGSKVLVRDVADGFEDHYTIVGPPEADPSEGRISYESNMGAALLGRKAGERISVEAPCGVLEFEVVSIE